The Nocardioides sp. S5 genome includes a window with the following:
- the thiD gene encoding bifunctional hydroxymethylpyrimidine kinase/phosphomethylpyrimidine kinase — protein MLTPPVVLAVAGTDSGGAAGLAADLATVAALGCHGACAVTAVTAQDTTGVHAVHPVPAATVAAQVEAVLGDLPVAVVKTGMLGSPEVVDLVATRLGHLPLVVDPVLVATSGAVLGGAAVVAAYREALLPRALVATPNLSEARALAGRDGSAPDLAAALADLGCAVVVTGGPEWRPGDPGATCTDWLCRPGGAPVPLRHPGVATTADHGSGCTYAAALAAGLAHGADLEDAAGDAAAFVGARLAASSGWRLGRGRGPVSHLVQAPPPTQEEPA, from the coding sequence GTGCTGACCCCGCCGGTGGTGCTCGCCGTCGCGGGCACCGACAGTGGTGGAGCCGCCGGGCTCGCGGCCGACCTCGCCACGGTCGCTGCGCTCGGCTGCCACGGCGCCTGTGCCGTGACCGCGGTGACGGCGCAGGACACCACCGGCGTCCACGCGGTCCACCCGGTCCCCGCGGCCACCGTCGCGGCCCAGGTCGAGGCCGTCCTGGGCGACCTGCCGGTCGCGGTCGTGAAGACCGGGATGCTCGGCTCACCCGAGGTCGTCGACCTGGTCGCCACCCGGCTCGGCCACCTGCCCCTCGTGGTCGACCCCGTGCTCGTGGCCACCAGCGGCGCGGTGCTCGGCGGCGCCGCCGTCGTCGCGGCCTACCGCGAGGCGCTGCTGCCCCGGGCGCTCGTCGCCACGCCCAACCTGTCCGAGGCCCGCGCCCTCGCCGGCCGCGACGGGTCGGCGCCCGACCTGGCCGCGGCGCTCGCCGACCTCGGCTGCGCGGTCGTCGTCACCGGCGGGCCCGAGTGGCGTCCGGGCGATCCGGGCGCGACGTGCACCGACTGGCTCTGCCGACCCGGAGGCGCGCCCGTGCCGCTGCGCCACCCGGGCGTGGCGACCACGGCCGACCACGGCAGCGGGTGCACCTACGCCGCCGCGCTCGCCGCCGGCCTCGCCCACGGCGCCGACCTCGAGGACGCCGCCGGCGATGCCGCGGCCTTCGTCGGCGCCCGCCTCGCCGCCAGCAGCGGCTGGCGGCTGGGGCGCGGTCGCGGCCCCGTCTCCCACCTCGTCCAGGCCCCACCACCCACCCAGGAGGAACCCGCATGA
- a CDS encoding thiamine phosphate synthase, translated as MVPRLVLLTDRSQLRLGRGLVRTVLECADAGLEAVVVREHDLDASRRHALVARLAAVDGLTVLSSRLPDPAAHGLHLAAHQRPPGEGRWGRSCHAPGEVAVAAAEGAAWVTLSPYAASASKPGHGPALPPAAFAGHPVPVLALGGVDVTTAAAARGAGAHGVAVMGAVMRAADPARVVAGLLRETGC; from the coding sequence GTGGTCCCCCGGCTCGTCCTGCTGACCGACCGCTCCCAGCTCCGCCTCGGTCGCGGCCTCGTGCGCACCGTCCTGGAGTGCGCCGACGCCGGGCTGGAGGCGGTCGTCGTGCGCGAGCACGACCTCGACGCCTCGCGCCGGCACGCGCTCGTCGCCCGGCTGGCCGCCGTCGACGGGCTCACGGTGCTGTCCTCACGGCTCCCCGACCCGGCCGCCCACGGCCTGCACCTGGCCGCCCACCAGCGACCTCCGGGCGAGGGTCGCTGGGGACGGTCGTGCCACGCCCCGGGAGAGGTGGCGGTCGCAGCGGCCGAGGGCGCCGCGTGGGTCACCCTCTCGCCGTACGCCGCCAGCGCGAGCAAGCCGGGGCACGGACCCGCCCTGCCACCCGCGGCGTTCGCGGGGCACCCCGTCCCAGTGCTGGCGCTGGGCGGCGTCGACGTGACCACCGCCGCCGCTGCCCGGGGGGCCGGCGCCCACGGCGTCGCGGTGATGGGCGCGGTGATGCGGGCTGCCGACCCGGCACGCGTCGTGGCCGGGCTGCTGCGGGAGACCGGGTGCTGA
- a CDS encoding thiazole synthase — MSDLVIAGTRLASRLFLGTGGLPRPDLLGPVLAAARPGLVTVSVRRTSSTAAGGILSVLREHGVPVLPNTAGCLSAREAVLTAELAREALGTTWVKLEVVGDETTLMPDVVDLVEAAEELVSRGFTVLPYTTDDPVVARRLADAGCAAVMPLGSPIGSGLGVLNPYAIEAVVAAVDVPVVLDAGVGTASDAALALELGCDAVLAATAVTRSADPERMAHALRLAVAAGAAARDAGRIPRRDTARASSPTEGRVTWSPGSSC; from the coding sequence ATGAGCGACCTCGTCATCGCGGGCACCCGCCTGGCCTCGCGCCTGTTCCTGGGCACGGGCGGGCTGCCGCGCCCCGACCTGCTCGGCCCGGTGCTGGCCGCCGCCCGTCCCGGGCTGGTGACCGTCAGCGTGCGGCGTACGTCGAGCACCGCCGCCGGTGGCATCCTGTCGGTCCTGCGGGAGCACGGCGTGCCGGTCCTGCCCAACACGGCCGGCTGCCTGTCGGCGCGCGAGGCCGTGCTCACCGCCGAGCTGGCCCGCGAGGCGCTCGGCACCACCTGGGTCAAGCTGGAGGTCGTGGGCGACGAGACCACCCTGATGCCCGACGTCGTGGATCTCGTGGAGGCGGCCGAGGAGCTCGTGAGCCGCGGCTTCACGGTGCTCCCCTACACCACCGACGACCCCGTCGTGGCACGCCGCCTCGCCGATGCCGGGTGCGCCGCGGTGATGCCGCTGGGGTCGCCGATCGGCTCGGGCCTGGGCGTCCTCAACCCCTACGCGATCGAGGCGGTGGTCGCCGCGGTCGACGTGCCCGTGGTGCTCGACGCGGGCGTCGGCACCGCCTCCGACGCGGCGCTCGCGCTGGAGCTCGGGTGTGACGCGGTGCTGGCCGCGACCGCGGTCACCCGCTCCGCGGACCCCGAGCGGATGGCCCACGCCCTGCGGCTGGCCGTGGCGGCCGGCGCCGCTGCCCGGGACGCCGGCCGCATCCCGCGCCGCGACACGGCGCGGGCCTCCAGCCCGACCGAGGGGAGGGTGACGTGGTCCCCCGGCTCGTCCTGCTGA
- the thiS gene encoding sulfur carrier protein ThiS, with the protein MHLTLNGVPLDVDVTTLADLVGPLPVGHAAAVNLEVVPRADHGRVVLADGDVVDVVTAVAGG; encoded by the coding sequence GTGCACCTGACCCTCAACGGCGTCCCGCTCGACGTGGACGTCACGACGCTCGCCGACCTCGTCGGACCCCTGCCCGTCGGGCACGCAGCAGCGGTCAACCTCGAGGTCGTGCCCCGCGCAGACCACGGCCGCGTCGTGCTGGCCGACGGCGACGTGGTCGACGTGGTGACGGCGGTGGCAGGCGGATGA
- a CDS encoding FAD-dependent oxidoreductase — protein sequence MRVHVLGGGVVGLACADELLARGHDVVVVDRAVGSGASAVAAGMLSPAGEAWHGEQDVHRLGVESARLWPSYAARLGVPLHDHGTLLVGHDADDRHDVRRQVELLAGLGVVTDLLAPAQVRRLEPGLGRVSAGARVEDRAVDPRAVVAALLRRLAGRVHAREPRATADAVVLATGARLPEPWTHLLRGVRGEVVRLHTSDPPRHVVRGWVAGEHVYVVPHEGGEVVVGATVEEHDEPPVPTAGGVLRLLRAARVLLPALDRAEVLACAARDRPATRDHLPLIGPTHDPRTWLAAGHFRHGVLLAPLTARFLADALEGAAPDPAVDPRRLLATPTAPGGPPCT from the coding sequence ATGCGGGTGCACGTCCTCGGGGGCGGCGTCGTCGGACTGGCGTGCGCCGACGAGCTGCTCGCGCGTGGGCACGACGTCGTCGTGGTCGACCGCGCGGTCGGCAGCGGCGCGTCGGCCGTCGCCGCCGGGATGCTGTCGCCGGCCGGGGAGGCCTGGCACGGGGAGCAGGACGTCCACCGGCTCGGCGTCGAGAGCGCACGGCTGTGGCCGTCGTACGCCGCTCGCCTCGGCGTGCCGCTGCACGACCACGGCACCCTCCTGGTCGGGCACGATGCCGACGACCGGCACGACGTCCGGCGCCAGGTCGAGCTGCTGGCCGGGCTCGGTGTCGTGACCGACCTCCTCGCCCCTGCCCAGGTGCGCCGGCTCGAGCCGGGCCTGGGCCGGGTGTCCGCAGGTGCGCGTGTCGAGGACCGCGCCGTGGACCCGCGCGCCGTCGTCGCGGCCCTGCTGCGGCGGCTCGCGGGTCGCGTGCACGCCCGCGAGCCCCGGGCCACCGCCGACGCGGTCGTCCTCGCCACGGGCGCCCGGCTCCCCGAGCCGTGGACCCACTTGCTGCGCGGTGTGCGGGGCGAGGTGGTCCGGCTGCACACCTCGGACCCGCCGCGCCACGTCGTGCGCGGATGGGTGGCCGGCGAGCACGTCTACGTCGTGCCGCACGAGGGGGGCGAGGTCGTCGTGGGCGCCACGGTGGAGGAGCACGACGAGCCACCGGTCCCGACCGCCGGCGGGGTGCTGCGGCTGCTGCGCGCAGCACGCGTCCTGCTGCCCGCGCTCGACCGGGCCGAGGTCCTCGCGTGCGCCGCCCGGGACCGACCGGCGACGCGCGACCACCTGCCCCTCATCGGCCCGACCCACGACCCGCGGACGTGGCTCGCAGCGGGTCACTTCCGCCACGGCGTGCTCCTCGCGCCGCTGACCGCGCGGTTCCTCGCCGACGCCCTCGAGGGTGCCGCGCCCGACCCGGCCGTCGACCCCCGACGACTCCTCGCCACCCCCACCGCCCCAGGAGGACCACCGTGCACCTGA
- a CDS encoding thiamine phosphate synthase, giving the protein MSLPRIFSLVSSTDDLSLLADLALAGIDGFQVRDKTATTRELVELTRVVVAAVRPLGATVVVDDQLDVALATGADGVHLGEHDLPVELAAAIAPHLLIGATCRDREAVERAAADGASYAGFGPVHDTASKTGLPPALGTSAITDACGVLPLVAIGGIGPGRVRPALAAGAHGVAVLGAIWRDPDPLAAAKELVRELG; this is encoded by the coding sequence GTGTCACTGCCACGCATCTTCAGCCTGGTCTCCTCGACCGACGACCTGTCCCTCCTGGCAGACCTGGCGCTGGCCGGGATCGACGGGTTCCAGGTCCGCGACAAGACCGCCACCACCCGCGAGCTCGTCGAGCTCACCCGTGTCGTCGTCGCTGCGGTCCGGCCGCTGGGCGCGACCGTCGTCGTCGACGACCAGCTCGACGTCGCCCTCGCCACGGGCGCGGACGGGGTCCACCTCGGCGAGCACGACCTCCCCGTCGAGCTGGCCGCGGCCATCGCTCCCCACCTCCTGATCGGCGCGACCTGTCGCGACCGGGAGGCGGTCGAGCGGGCGGCCGCGGACGGGGCGTCGTACGCCGGCTTCGGCCCGGTCCACGACACCGCGAGCAAGACCGGCCTGCCGCCCGCGCTCGGCACGTCCGCGATCACCGACGCGTGCGGCGTGCTGCCGCTGGTGGCGATCGGCGGCATCGGCCCCGGCCGCGTACGCCCGGCGCTGGCCGCCGGCGCCCACGGCGTGGCCGTGCTGGGCGCGATCTGGCGGGACCCCGACCCTCTGGCAGCAGCGAAGGAGCTGGTCCGGGAGCTCGGCTGA
- a CDS encoding phospholipase D-like domain-containing protein — protein sequence MSEWFLPESERPWTSGNLVVPRVHGATYFARLVEVVGATEAGDRVYFTDWRGDADERLTDDGPTVAQLLRAAAARDVEVRALMWRSHPGQLNGEENGHLGRIINECGGEALLDERVRYGGSHHQKLLVVRHRDRPQDDVAFVGGIDLCYSRRDDAAHAGDPQVAPLDDRYGDSPPWHDAMAEIRGPAVAHVVDTFAERWDDPTPLDHRNPYRAVAQRIARMPRHPQQLPESWDPPPAAGRHQVQILRTYPFKRPHYPFAPDGERSIARGYSRAFSRARRLVYIEDQYFWSDVVATTLADALRREPGLEVIAVVPRFPESDGRIGGPPIHHGQRLAWESLRAAGGERFAMFDLENAAGTPVYVHAKVCLVDDEWMTIGSDNLNLRSWTHDSELTCAVVDPEGELPRTLRTSLWAEHLGLPEDDPRLADLDGALDLWRERVGAAGSRIGVHEPPSLPRRTTRWAGPAYRLLYDPDGRPRRLRGTTEF from the coding sequence GTGAGCGAGTGGTTCCTGCCCGAGAGCGAGCGTCCCTGGACCTCGGGCAACCTCGTCGTGCCGCGGGTCCACGGCGCGACCTACTTCGCCCGCCTGGTCGAGGTCGTCGGCGCGACGGAGGCCGGCGACCGGGTCTACTTCACCGACTGGCGCGGCGACGCCGACGAGCGGCTGACCGACGACGGGCCGACCGTGGCCCAGCTGCTGCGCGCGGCCGCCGCGCGCGACGTCGAGGTCCGCGCGCTCATGTGGCGCTCGCACCCCGGGCAGCTCAACGGCGAGGAGAACGGGCACCTCGGGCGGATCATCAACGAGTGCGGCGGCGAGGCGCTGCTCGACGAGCGGGTGCGCTACGGCGGCTCGCACCACCAGAAGCTGCTCGTCGTACGCCACCGGGACCGGCCGCAGGACGACGTGGCCTTCGTCGGCGGGATCGACCTCTGCTACAGCCGCCGCGACGACGCCGCGCACGCCGGCGACCCGCAGGTCGCGCCGCTGGACGACCGCTACGGCGACTCGCCGCCCTGGCACGACGCGATGGCGGAGATCCGCGGCCCGGCGGTCGCGCACGTGGTCGACACCTTCGCCGAGCGGTGGGACGACCCGACGCCGCTCGACCACCGCAACCCCTACCGCGCCGTCGCCCAGCGGATCGCGCGAATGCCGCGGCACCCCCAGCAGCTGCCGGAGAGCTGGGACCCGCCGCCCGCCGCCGGGCGCCACCAGGTGCAGATCCTGCGGACCTACCCCTTCAAGCGCCCGCACTACCCGTTCGCCCCCGACGGTGAGCGCTCGATCGCGCGCGGCTACTCGCGCGCCTTCAGCCGGGCGCGACGCCTGGTCTACATCGAGGACCAGTACTTCTGGTCCGACGTCGTGGCCACCACCCTCGCCGACGCGCTGCGCCGCGAGCCCGGCCTCGAGGTCATCGCGGTCGTGCCGCGCTTCCCCGAGTCCGACGGCCGCATCGGCGGCCCACCCATCCACCACGGCCAGCGGCTCGCGTGGGAGAGTCTGCGCGCCGCGGGCGGCGAGCGCTTCGCGATGTTCGACCTGGAGAACGCCGCCGGCACGCCCGTCTACGTCCACGCCAAGGTCTGCCTCGTCGACGACGAGTGGATGACCATCGGCTCGGACAACCTCAACCTGCGCTCGTGGACCCACGACTCCGAGCTGACCTGCGCGGTCGTCGACCCCGAGGGCGAGCTCCCACGCACCCTGCGTACGTCGTTGTGGGCCGAGCACCTCGGGCTGCCCGAGGACGACCCGCGACTCGCCGACCTGGACGGCGCGCTCGACCTGTGGCGCGAGCGCGTCGGAGCCGCCGGCAGCCGCATCGGCGTCCACGAGCCGCCCTCGCTCCCCCGGCGTACGACGCGGTGGGCCGGCCCCGCCTACCGTCTGCTCTACGACCCGGACGGCCGGCCGCGGCGGCTGCGCGGCACCACCGAGTTCTAG